One stretch of Acholeplasma laidlawii PG-8A DNA includes these proteins:
- a CDS encoding cation:proton antiporter, which yields MEIGLLLTKVAVILFVGFIGSLIARKFKLPNVSGYLVLGLLIGPSLGLIFPGYEGFITSSDQDVFGFISELALAFIAFSIGSEFAIKRVKKMGKEISVITLLEVLGAVSLVFIAMLFIPKPDSMSSGYNPFSNSSIAFALILASMSAATAPAATLMVMRQYRANGPVSKAIVPITALDDIFGIIIFGFFLSIAQLLLPQGDPLPVWLMISKPFIEVFGSLIIGLIIGIALSYGAKKFDKISDDIQVLSLIAIFATVGGLTLMNHYMSDFGISFSPLLANIMVGSVIANIALKPNRTFQSINDLATPFYIIFFTLAGASLDLGILRQDYLILIIAATYIIARGSGKILGTMAGAQMVNSHPNVKKYLGFALLPQGGVSIGLLTIVAVQMTQLYPIIAAVIMLSVLVYETMGPVFAKYSLTKSDELYGLDKLNESMFEEDTEN from the coding sequence ATGGAAATAGGGTTATTGTTAACAAAGGTTGCAGTAATTTTATTTGTTGGTTTTATTGGTAGTTTAATTGCTAGAAAATTCAAATTACCAAACGTCTCAGGCTATTTGGTACTTGGTCTACTTATAGGACCATCTCTAGGGCTTATTTTCCCTGGTTATGAAGGTTTTATTACAAGTAGTGACCAAGATGTCTTTGGCTTTATTAGTGAGCTTGCGCTCGCGTTTATTGCTTTTTCAATCGGTAGTGAATTTGCAATTAAAAGAGTGAAGAAAATGGGCAAGGAAATTTCAGTAATTACATTACTAGAAGTTCTAGGTGCAGTATCTTTAGTATTTATAGCTATGCTATTTATTCCAAAACCAGACAGTATGTCCTCAGGGTATAATCCGTTTTCTAATTCCAGCATTGCATTTGCATTAATCTTAGCTTCTATGTCTGCTGCAACAGCTCCAGCTGCTACCTTAATGGTCATGCGTCAATATAGAGCTAATGGTCCAGTATCTAAGGCAATTGTTCCAATTACAGCTTTAGATGATATCTTTGGCATCATAATCTTTGGATTCTTCTTATCCATTGCACAACTATTACTACCTCAAGGTGATCCACTTCCGGTATGGCTAATGATCTCAAAACCATTCATTGAAGTATTTGGGTCATTGATTATTGGGTTAATTATTGGTATTGCTTTATCCTATGGTGCTAAAAAGTTTGACAAGATTTCTGATGATATTCAAGTCTTATCATTGATTGCAATATTTGCTACAGTTGGTGGATTAACATTAATGAATCATTACATGAGTGACTTCGGTATTTCATTCTCACCATTACTAGCAAATATTATGGTAGGTTCTGTTATTGCAAATATTGCACTTAAACCAAATCGTACCTTCCAATCGATTAATGATTTAGCTACTCCGTTTTATATTATATTCTTCACATTAGCGGGTGCTTCATTAGACTTAGGTATCTTACGTCAAGATTATTTAATACTAATTATCGCTGCAACCTATATTATTGCTCGCGGAAGTGGTAAAATATTAGGTACAATGGCTGGTGCTCAAATGGTCAACTCACATCCAAACGTTAAGAAGTATTTAGGTTTTGCACTTCTACCTCAAGGTGGTGTATCTATTGGGTTACTCACTATTGTTGCTGTGCAGATGACTCAACTATATCCTATAATAGCTGCAGTTATTATGTTATCTGTATTAGTATATGAAACAATGGGACCTGTTTTTGCTAAATACTCACTCACTAAATCTGATGAGTTATATGGTCTTGATAAACTTAATGAATCTATGTTCGAAGAAGATACAGAAAATTAA
- a CDS encoding lysophospholipid acyltransferase family protein: MFTILFLIGWATFSTLMSIYVLGGYYIILWVLLGYLVGFIPIIIGALIHIYAWQKLPLMNRYKYYGWQSLARFLSVFVFNISIKVIGKENVPKDGKMVVYTNHKSYLDPVIAIQAINRPMAFTPKSTLYKIPILKDGMKQMHCMPIYRDDTRKTAKALVETIKNIEAGFSMVVFPEGGRKNRDQDSVVATRAGAFQIAVKPKATILPMTIIGNSEIQHRAPFRKTKIKVIIHKPITHEDYQGLSTAEIGDMVMHVINSGFEHK; encoded by the coding sequence ATGTTTACAATTTTATTTTTAATTGGTTGGGCAACCTTTTCAACCCTTATGTCCATCTATGTACTCGGTGGTTACTACATTATACTTTGGGTACTACTTGGCTATCTAGTAGGTTTTATACCAATTATAATTGGTGCCTTAATTCATATTTATGCGTGGCAAAAATTACCACTTATGAACCGATATAAATATTATGGTTGGCAAAGTCTAGCAAGATTTTTAAGCGTATTTGTCTTTAACATAAGTATCAAGGTTATCGGTAAAGAAAACGTGCCAAAAGACGGTAAAATGGTTGTTTACACGAATCATAAGTCTTACTTGGACCCTGTAATTGCAATTCAAGCAATCAACAGACCAATGGCCTTTACTCCGAAGTCTACATTGTATAAAATTCCAATCTTAAAAGACGGTATGAAACAAATGCATTGTATGCCAATTTACAGGGATGATACAAGAAAAACCGCTAAAGCTTTAGTAGAAACTATCAAGAATATTGAGGCTGGATTTTCAATGGTAGTGTTTCCTGAAGGTGGTCGTAAAAACCGTGATCAAGACAGTGTAGTCGCAACACGTGCTGGTGCTTTCCAAATTGCAGTAAAGCCAAAAGCAACCATCTTACCTATGACAATTATTGGAAATTCTGAAATCCAACATCGTGCACCATTTAGAAAAACTAAAATTAAAGTCATTATTCATAAACCAATTACGCATGAAGACTATCAAGGTTTATCTACAGCTGAAATTGGTGATATGGTGATGCATGTAATTAACTCTGGATTCGAACATAAATGA
- a CDS encoding dihydrofolate reductase, whose amino-acid sequence MIYAIWAMDVNWLIGQDNKLAWHYKEDLAYFKEKTKGKTVLMGDLTYKSLKGYYKDKPFPYGKIYVANLIDTAYDDAECITDVVDFVKNYKDELWIIGGKVIYNLTLPYVDYLLITHVLDIHKGNVYFNHFDLSSYKLVDKKLAPSLIFATYKKEI is encoded by the coding sequence ATGATTTACGCAATTTGGGCAATGGATGTCAATTGGCTTATAGGTCAAGATAATAAGCTTGCTTGGCACTATAAAGAAGACTTGGCGTATTTTAAAGAAAAAACTAAAGGTAAAACTGTATTAATGGGTGATTTAACTTATAAATCACTGAAAGGTTATTATAAAGATAAACCTTTTCCATACGGTAAAATTTATGTAGCTAACCTCATTGATACGGCTTATGATGATGCAGAATGCATCACAGATGTAGTGGATTTTGTTAAAAACTATAAAGATGAACTATGGATCATTGGTGGTAAAGTTATTTATAACCTAACCTTACCTTATGTTGATTATTTATTAATCACCCACGTACTAGACATTCATAAAGGTAATGTATACTTCAACCATTTTGACTTATCTAGCTACAAATTAGTTGATAAAAAGTTAGCACCTAGTTTAATATTTGCAACATATAAGAAAGAGATTTGA
- the thyA gene encoding thymidylate synthase, with protein sequence MKQYLDLARHIMENGTLKSDRTGTGTKSIFGYQMFFDLKDGFPLLTTKKTFLKGIIHELLWFIKGDTNIKYLVDNNVGIWTDWPYKNYMNSSEYQGESIKEFSDKIRQSDEFAKKWGDLGPVYGSQWRNFNGVDQIEYIINTLKTNPDSRRMVLSAWNPAEIGQMMLPPCHTLIQFYVVDNKLSLQLYQRSGDVFLGIPFNIASYAVFLMMVAQVTGFELGSFVHTIGDAHIYTNHFDQINLQLTRTPRRLPILKINKSITRLEDFKYEDFELVGYDPYPPIKGVVAV encoded by the coding sequence ATGAAACAGTATTTAGATTTAGCCCGTCATATCATGGAAAATGGTACATTAAAATCAGATCGTACGGGCACTGGAACCAAATCAATTTTTGGTTACCAGATGTTCTTCGATTTAAAGGATGGGTTTCCACTCCTAACCACTAAGAAGACATTTTTAAAAGGTATTATTCATGAATTATTATGGTTTATTAAAGGGGATACCAACATCAAGTATCTTGTAGATAATAATGTTGGCATCTGGACGGACTGGCCATATAAAAATTATATGAATTCTTCAGAATATCAAGGAGAATCCATTAAGGAATTCTCAGATAAAATTCGTCAAAGTGATGAGTTTGCTAAAAAATGGGGTGATTTAGGCCCTGTTTATGGTTCCCAGTGGCGTAATTTTAATGGTGTAGATCAAATTGAATATATTATTAATACACTAAAAACAAACCCAGATTCCAGACGTATGGTTTTATCTGCGTGGAATCCAGCAGAAATCGGTCAAATGATGTTACCTCCATGTCATACATTAATTCAATTTTATGTTGTAGATAACAAGTTGTCCTTACAACTATACCAACGTAGTGGTGATGTATTCTTAGGCATTCCATTTAATATTGCATCTTATGCTGTATTTTTAATGATGGTTGCACAAGTAACTGGATTTGAATTAGGTAGTTTTGTACATACCATTGGAGATGCACATATTTATACAAATCATTTTGATCAAATTAACTTACAACTTACAAGAACGCCAAGACGTTTACCAATATTAAAAATCAATAAATCGATTACAAGACTTGAAGACTTCAAATATGAAGACTTTGAACTTGTAGGTTATGATCCATATCCGCCAATTAAAGGCGTGGTTGCTGTATGA
- the pepV gene encoding dipeptidase PepV codes for MSIDFKALALKYKDQFIKDTQELLRINSELTTFDPNRVGAPFGEGNKQALEFMLNLAKRDGFKFENVDGYAGHIEYGDSKEYIGSIGHLDVVPAGTGWTYPAYGAEIHDNKIYARGAEDDKAPTMAVYYGMKILKELGVELKTRIKLILGLDEESGWKCVDYYFNKYPQAPIAGFIPDADFPLIYAEKGITMTIIRGQFNNDILYKVEGGLRANMVPESAKAHVKPDLVIKHRFLDYLEKNNFKGQAKLENDVLVLETFGKSAHGSLPDDGVNALHILFEALKFAGVENELVNFATKYLTFDNLGKKLGVAYKDKEMGDLTVNFGLASTDNNQFELVLNLRYPNGVNYDKDVFEKIANLLPEGFGLDVDHHQKLLYKDPNSTLIKTLMKVYQKHTNDMTPPISIGGGTFARATENVVAFGPHFIDKPTYIHQKDEFIDIDDLMKALAIYTESLYELAK; via the coding sequence ATGTCAATAGATTTTAAAGCATTGGCCCTAAAATATAAGGACCAATTTATTAAAGATACTCAAGAGTTGTTAAGAATTAATTCTGAGTTAACAACTTTTGATCCAAATAGAGTGGGTGCACCATTTGGAGAAGGCAATAAGCAAGCATTGGAGTTTATGCTTAATTTAGCTAAACGTGATGGTTTCAAGTTTGAAAACGTTGATGGTTATGCAGGACACATTGAATATGGTGATTCCAAAGAATATATTGGTTCCATTGGTCACTTAGACGTTGTCCCAGCAGGTACTGGTTGGACTTATCCAGCTTATGGTGCCGAAATCCATGATAATAAGATTTATGCACGTGGTGCTGAAGATGATAAAGCACCTACAATGGCTGTTTATTATGGTATGAAGATATTAAAAGAATTAGGTGTAGAACTTAAAACACGTATTAAACTGATTTTAGGACTTGATGAAGAATCAGGTTGGAAATGTGTTGATTACTACTTTAATAAGTATCCACAAGCTCCAATTGCAGGTTTTATCCCAGATGCAGATTTTCCTTTAATCTATGCTGAAAAAGGTATTACTATGACCATTATTAGAGGTCAGTTCAATAATGACATCCTATACAAAGTAGAGGGTGGCTTACGTGCAAATATGGTACCAGAAAGTGCTAAAGCGCATGTAAAACCTGATTTAGTAATTAAACATAGATTTTTAGATTACCTAGAAAAAAATAACTTCAAAGGCCAAGCTAAATTAGAAAATGATGTATTAGTACTTGAAACATTTGGTAAATCAGCACATGGATCGCTTCCAGATGATGGTGTGAATGCATTACACATTTTATTTGAAGCACTAAAATTTGCAGGTGTTGAAAATGAATTAGTAAATTTTGCTACTAAATATTTAACATTTGATAATTTAGGTAAAAAATTAGGTGTTGCTTATAAAGATAAAGAAATGGGCGACTTAACAGTGAACTTTGGTTTAGCAAGTACTGATAACAACCAATTTGAACTTGTATTAAACTTAAGATACCCTAATGGCGTCAACTATGATAAAGATGTATTTGAAAAGATTGCAAATCTATTACCTGAAGGATTTGGTTTAGATGTTGATCATCATCAAAAATTATTATACAAAGACCCAAATTCAACATTAATTAAAACATTAATGAAGGTATATCAAAAACATACCAATGACATGACTCCTCCAATTTCAATTGGTGGCGGTACATTTGCAAGAGCAACAGAAAATGTTGTAGCATTTGGACCACATTTCATTGATAAACCTACATATATTCACCAAAAAGATGAGTTTATTGATATTGATGACTTAATGAAAGCTCTAGCAATTTATACAGAAAGTCTTTACGAACTCGCAAAATAA